The following proteins are co-located in the Bombus pyrosoma isolate SC7728 linkage group LG12, ASM1482585v1, whole genome shotgun sequence genome:
- the LOC122573551 gene encoding amino acid transporter AVT1B isoform X1 yields the protein MLRPSTVLVTAKWKTSSRYICIDVGQCESFFIMNREKQPLLFKDANSDLSLLFATLCVIDIFGVFPIIALPRSIVQCVFLGLYGIPLVFVVLILQIYTAILLGKTWIIVSTLDPQILRKNRNPLAAVTELTLGPRARTLVTIILDFTVFGCSIPNLLVASQNLQIFGLKISGQRFDLSFCYWLLIVGVLLCPIMWLGSPRDMKILATFSCTTVVLTALLIWWSIVTDDRELDIIPVPTSPSWEKFISGYGMLAFQFDVHPTLMTVQVDMHRPQDINKAVVISFLVSSSLFIVTTILTVWKYGGSTTANVLQVIPGNFIVSAAVLFAALQLCLSSALGHSALFQDIEEQCNIKRNFGWKRCAIRSAIVFLGVAVGESVPRFDIVMALIGGSLTGPLVFVLPPLVYSKAIALKAKSMRPLTPEVYSATERRQSGEGMSTDSRIHSRSTYYGVLSVPNTEYHRYSYVYYDGLEDDSDEIMDYDNDAMPSGETNEEFLMTKVIHDGAPVFVNASQPYSVYRRIAAPKELVSKLAICYNHRKWCNWFGYLIIIFGIVVTISSTYMNVKNTIRYVQFTPPCIVNVTKVIQNPT from the exons ATGTTACGTCCTAGTACGGTACTCGTCACCGCGAAATGGAAAACCAGTTCGCGGTATATATGCATCGATGTCGGACAGTGTGAGTCATTCTTCATTATGAATCGCGAGAAACAGCCACTACTTTTCAAAGATGCTAATTCGGATTTGTCGCTTCTGTTTGCCACATTATGTGTTATCGACATTTTTGGCGTTTTTCCGATTATCGCATTACCGCGCTCGATTGTGCAATGCG TCTTTTTAGGATTGTATGGGATTCCTTTGGTCTTTGTCGTATTGATTTTGCAAATCTATACGGCTATTCTGCTTGGTAAAACATGGATTATCGTAAGCACTCTAGATCCgcaaattttaagaaaaaatcg aaATCCTCTTGCGGCCGTAACCGAATTGACCTTGGGTCCTCGTGCGAGAACCTTGGTTACTATAATCCTGGACTTTACAGTTTTTGGTTGTAGTATACCTAACTTATTGGTTG CTTCGCagaatttgcaaattttcggACTAAAAATTTCGGGACAACGATTTGATCTATCTTTCTGCTATTGGCTCCTAATTGTGGGCGTTCTTTTATGTCCAATTATGTGGCTTGGCAGTCCCCGTGATATGaa AATATTGGCTACATTTTCCTGCACAACGGTTGTATTGACGGCGCTATTAATATGGTGGAGTATAGTTACCGATGACCGAGAGCTTGATATTATCCCAGTACCCACATCTCCTAGTTGGGAGAAGTTTATTTCTGG ttaTGGAATGTTAGCCTTTCAATTTGATGTACATCCAACATTGATGACTGTACAAGTGGATATGCATCGTCCTCAAGACATCAATAAGGCAGTTGTAATTTCCTTCTTAG TCAGCAgttcattatttattgttactaCAATTTTAACCGTTTGGAAGTATGGAGGTAGTACAACAGCCAATGTTCTGCAAGTAATTCCAGGAAACTTCATAGTGAGTGCTGCTGTTCTTTTTGCAGCTCTTCAGCTATGTCTTTCTAGTGCTCTTGGTCATTCAGCTCTGTTCCAAGATATAGAAGaacaatgtaatattaaaagaa ATTTTGGATGGAAAAGATGTGCCATAAGATCAGCTATTGTCTTTCTTGGAGTAGCTGTAGGAGAATCTGTGCCTAGATTTGATATTGTGATGGCACTGATTGGGGGATCCTTGACTGGTCCATTAGTCTTTGTATTACCACCTTTGGTATATTCAAAAGCAATTGCCTTGAAAGCAAAGTCCATGCGACCTTTAACTCCTGAAGTGTACTCTGCAACTGAGAGACGTCAAAGCGGTGAAGGCATGTCGACTGACTCAAGAATTCATTCAAGGTCGACTTATTATGGCGTTCTGAGTGTACCTAACACTGAATATCATCGATATTCATACGTTTATTATGATGGGTTGGAAGATGACTCCGATGAAATTATGGATTATGACAATGATGCTATGCCTTCTGGAGAAACCAATGAGGAATTTTTGATGACAAAAGTAATTCATGATGGTGCACCAGTATTCGTAAACGCCAGTCAACCTTACAGCGTTTATAGAAGAATCGCAGCTCCTAAAGAATTGGTTTCCAAATTAGCGATTTGTTACAATCATAGAAAATGGTGCAATTGGTTTGGTtatttaatcataatttttgGTATTGTCGTTACCATATCTTCGACGTACATGAATGTAAAGAATACTATACGTTATGTACAATTCACGCCACCATGTATCGTGAACGTTACAAAAGTAATACAAAATCCTACATAA
- the LOC122573551 gene encoding amino acid transporter AVT1B isoform X2 — translation MLRPSTVLVTAKWKTSSRYICIDVGQCESFFIMNREKQPLLFKDANSDLSLLFATLCVIDIFGVFPIIALPRSIVQCGLYGIPLVFVVLILQIYTAILLGKTWIIVSTLDPQILRKNRNPLAAVTELTLGPRARTLVTIILDFTVFGCSIPNLLVASQNLQIFGLKISGQRFDLSFCYWLLIVGVLLCPIMWLGSPRDMKILATFSCTTVVLTALLIWWSIVTDDRELDIIPVPTSPSWEKFISGYGMLAFQFDVHPTLMTVQVDMHRPQDINKAVVISFLVSSSLFIVTTILTVWKYGGSTTANVLQVIPGNFIVSAAVLFAALQLCLSSALGHSALFQDIEEQCNIKRNFGWKRCAIRSAIVFLGVAVGESVPRFDIVMALIGGSLTGPLVFVLPPLVYSKAIALKAKSMRPLTPEVYSATERRQSGEGMSTDSRIHSRSTYYGVLSVPNTEYHRYSYVYYDGLEDDSDEIMDYDNDAMPSGETNEEFLMTKVIHDGAPVFVNASQPYSVYRRIAAPKELVSKLAICYNHRKWCNWFGYLIIIFGIVVTISSTYMNVKNTIRYVQFTPPCIVNVTKVIQNPT, via the exons ATGTTACGTCCTAGTACGGTACTCGTCACCGCGAAATGGAAAACCAGTTCGCGGTATATATGCATCGATGTCGGACAGTGTGAGTCATTCTTCATTATGAATCGCGAGAAACAGCCACTACTTTTCAAAGATGCTAATTCGGATTTGTCGCTTCTGTTTGCCACATTATGTGTTATCGACATTTTTGGCGTTTTTCCGATTATCGCATTACCGCGCTCGATTGTGCAATGCG GATTGTATGGGATTCCTTTGGTCTTTGTCGTATTGATTTTGCAAATCTATACGGCTATTCTGCTTGGTAAAACATGGATTATCGTAAGCACTCTAGATCCgcaaattttaagaaaaaatcg aaATCCTCTTGCGGCCGTAACCGAATTGACCTTGGGTCCTCGTGCGAGAACCTTGGTTACTATAATCCTGGACTTTACAGTTTTTGGTTGTAGTATACCTAACTTATTGGTTG CTTCGCagaatttgcaaattttcggACTAAAAATTTCGGGACAACGATTTGATCTATCTTTCTGCTATTGGCTCCTAATTGTGGGCGTTCTTTTATGTCCAATTATGTGGCTTGGCAGTCCCCGTGATATGaa AATATTGGCTACATTTTCCTGCACAACGGTTGTATTGACGGCGCTATTAATATGGTGGAGTATAGTTACCGATGACCGAGAGCTTGATATTATCCCAGTACCCACATCTCCTAGTTGGGAGAAGTTTATTTCTGG ttaTGGAATGTTAGCCTTTCAATTTGATGTACATCCAACATTGATGACTGTACAAGTGGATATGCATCGTCCTCAAGACATCAATAAGGCAGTTGTAATTTCCTTCTTAG TCAGCAgttcattatttattgttactaCAATTTTAACCGTTTGGAAGTATGGAGGTAGTACAACAGCCAATGTTCTGCAAGTAATTCCAGGAAACTTCATAGTGAGTGCTGCTGTTCTTTTTGCAGCTCTTCAGCTATGTCTTTCTAGTGCTCTTGGTCATTCAGCTCTGTTCCAAGATATAGAAGaacaatgtaatattaaaagaa ATTTTGGATGGAAAAGATGTGCCATAAGATCAGCTATTGTCTTTCTTGGAGTAGCTGTAGGAGAATCTGTGCCTAGATTTGATATTGTGATGGCACTGATTGGGGGATCCTTGACTGGTCCATTAGTCTTTGTATTACCACCTTTGGTATATTCAAAAGCAATTGCCTTGAAAGCAAAGTCCATGCGACCTTTAACTCCTGAAGTGTACTCTGCAACTGAGAGACGTCAAAGCGGTGAAGGCATGTCGACTGACTCAAGAATTCATTCAAGGTCGACTTATTATGGCGTTCTGAGTGTACCTAACACTGAATATCATCGATATTCATACGTTTATTATGATGGGTTGGAAGATGACTCCGATGAAATTATGGATTATGACAATGATGCTATGCCTTCTGGAGAAACCAATGAGGAATTTTTGATGACAAAAGTAATTCATGATGGTGCACCAGTATTCGTAAACGCCAGTCAACCTTACAGCGTTTATAGAAGAATCGCAGCTCCTAAAGAATTGGTTTCCAAATTAGCGATTTGTTACAATCATAGAAAATGGTGCAATTGGTTTGGTtatttaatcataatttttgGTATTGTCGTTACCATATCTTCGACGTACATGAATGTAAAGAATACTATACGTTATGTACAATTCACGCCACCATGTATCGTGAACGTTACAAAAGTAATACAAAATCCTACATAA
- the LOC122573551 gene encoding uncharacterized protein LOC122573551 isoform X4 → MLRPSTVLVTAKWKTSSRYICIDVGQCESFFIMNREKQPLLFKDANSDLSLLFATLCVIDIFGVFPIIALPRSIVQCVFLGLYGIPLVFVVLILQIYTAILLGKTWIIVSTLDPQILRKNRNPLAAVTELTLGPRARTLVTIILDFTVFGCSIPNLLVASQNLQIFGLKISGQRFDLSFCYWLLIVGVLLCPIMWLGSPRDMKILATFSCTTVVLTALLIWWSIVTDDRELDIIPVPTSPSWEKFISGYGMLAFQFDVHPTLMTVQVDMHRPQDINKAVVISFLALQLCLSSALGHSALFQDIEEQCNIKRNFGWKRCAIRSAIVFLGVAVGESVPRFDIVMALIGGSLTGPLVFVLPPLVYSKAIALKAKSMRPLTPEVYSATERRQSGEGMSTDSRIHSRSTYYGVLSVPNTEYHRYSYVYYDGLEDDSDEIMDYDNDAMPSGETNEEFLMTKVIHDGAPVFVNASQPYSVYRRIAAPKELVSKLAICYNHRKWCNWFGYLIIIFGIVVTISSTYMNVKNTIRYVQFTPPCIVNVTKVIQNPT, encoded by the exons ATGTTACGTCCTAGTACGGTACTCGTCACCGCGAAATGGAAAACCAGTTCGCGGTATATATGCATCGATGTCGGACAGTGTGAGTCATTCTTCATTATGAATCGCGAGAAACAGCCACTACTTTTCAAAGATGCTAATTCGGATTTGTCGCTTCTGTTTGCCACATTATGTGTTATCGACATTTTTGGCGTTTTTCCGATTATCGCATTACCGCGCTCGATTGTGCAATGCG TCTTTTTAGGATTGTATGGGATTCCTTTGGTCTTTGTCGTATTGATTTTGCAAATCTATACGGCTATTCTGCTTGGTAAAACATGGATTATCGTAAGCACTCTAGATCCgcaaattttaagaaaaaatcg aaATCCTCTTGCGGCCGTAACCGAATTGACCTTGGGTCCTCGTGCGAGAACCTTGGTTACTATAATCCTGGACTTTACAGTTTTTGGTTGTAGTATACCTAACTTATTGGTTG CTTCGCagaatttgcaaattttcggACTAAAAATTTCGGGACAACGATTTGATCTATCTTTCTGCTATTGGCTCCTAATTGTGGGCGTTCTTTTATGTCCAATTATGTGGCTTGGCAGTCCCCGTGATATGaa AATATTGGCTACATTTTCCTGCACAACGGTTGTATTGACGGCGCTATTAATATGGTGGAGTATAGTTACCGATGACCGAGAGCTTGATATTATCCCAGTACCCACATCTCCTAGTTGGGAGAAGTTTATTTCTGG ttaTGGAATGTTAGCCTTTCAATTTGATGTACATCCAACATTGATGACTGTACAAGTGGATATGCATCGTCCTCAAGACATCAATAAGGCAGTTGTAATTTCCTTCTTAG CTCTTCAGCTATGTCTTTCTAGTGCTCTTGGTCATTCAGCTCTGTTCCAAGATATAGAAGaacaatgtaatattaaaagaa ATTTTGGATGGAAAAGATGTGCCATAAGATCAGCTATTGTCTTTCTTGGAGTAGCTGTAGGAGAATCTGTGCCTAGATTTGATATTGTGATGGCACTGATTGGGGGATCCTTGACTGGTCCATTAGTCTTTGTATTACCACCTTTGGTATATTCAAAAGCAATTGCCTTGAAAGCAAAGTCCATGCGACCTTTAACTCCTGAAGTGTACTCTGCAACTGAGAGACGTCAAAGCGGTGAAGGCATGTCGACTGACTCAAGAATTCATTCAAGGTCGACTTATTATGGCGTTCTGAGTGTACCTAACACTGAATATCATCGATATTCATACGTTTATTATGATGGGTTGGAAGATGACTCCGATGAAATTATGGATTATGACAATGATGCTATGCCTTCTGGAGAAACCAATGAGGAATTTTTGATGACAAAAGTAATTCATGATGGTGCACCAGTATTCGTAAACGCCAGTCAACCTTACAGCGTTTATAGAAGAATCGCAGCTCCTAAAGAATTGGTTTCCAAATTAGCGATTTGTTACAATCATAGAAAATGGTGCAATTGGTTTGGTtatttaatcataatttttgGTATTGTCGTTACCATATCTTCGACGTACATGAATGTAAAGAATACTATACGTTATGTACAATTCACGCCACCATGTATCGTGAACGTTACAAAAGTAATACAAAATCCTACATAA
- the LOC122573551 gene encoding uncharacterized protein LOC122573551 isoform X3 → MLRPSTVLVTAKWKTSSRYICIDVGQCESFFIMNREKQPLLFKDANSDLSLLFATLCVIDIFGVFPIIALPRSIVQCVFLGLYGIPLVFVVLILQIYTAILLGKTWIIVSTLDPQILRKNRNPLAAVTELTLGPRARTLVTIILDFTVFGCSIPNLLVASQNLQIFGLKISGQRFDLSFCYWLLIVGVLLCPIMWLGSPRDMKILATFSCTTVVLTALLIWWSIVTDDRELDIIPVPTSPSWEKFISGYGMLAFQFDVHPTLMTVQVDMHRPQDINKAVVISFLVSSSLFIVTTILTVWKYGALQLCLSSALGHSALFQDIEEQCNIKRNFGWKRCAIRSAIVFLGVAVGESVPRFDIVMALIGGSLTGPLVFVLPPLVYSKAIALKAKSMRPLTPEVYSATERRQSGEGMSTDSRIHSRSTYYGVLSVPNTEYHRYSYVYYDGLEDDSDEIMDYDNDAMPSGETNEEFLMTKVIHDGAPVFVNASQPYSVYRRIAAPKELVSKLAICYNHRKWCNWFGYLIIIFGIVVTISSTYMNVKNTIRYVQFTPPCIVNVTKVIQNPT, encoded by the exons ATGTTACGTCCTAGTACGGTACTCGTCACCGCGAAATGGAAAACCAGTTCGCGGTATATATGCATCGATGTCGGACAGTGTGAGTCATTCTTCATTATGAATCGCGAGAAACAGCCACTACTTTTCAAAGATGCTAATTCGGATTTGTCGCTTCTGTTTGCCACATTATGTGTTATCGACATTTTTGGCGTTTTTCCGATTATCGCATTACCGCGCTCGATTGTGCAATGCG TCTTTTTAGGATTGTATGGGATTCCTTTGGTCTTTGTCGTATTGATTTTGCAAATCTATACGGCTATTCTGCTTGGTAAAACATGGATTATCGTAAGCACTCTAGATCCgcaaattttaagaaaaaatcg aaATCCTCTTGCGGCCGTAACCGAATTGACCTTGGGTCCTCGTGCGAGAACCTTGGTTACTATAATCCTGGACTTTACAGTTTTTGGTTGTAGTATACCTAACTTATTGGTTG CTTCGCagaatttgcaaattttcggACTAAAAATTTCGGGACAACGATTTGATCTATCTTTCTGCTATTGGCTCCTAATTGTGGGCGTTCTTTTATGTCCAATTATGTGGCTTGGCAGTCCCCGTGATATGaa AATATTGGCTACATTTTCCTGCACAACGGTTGTATTGACGGCGCTATTAATATGGTGGAGTATAGTTACCGATGACCGAGAGCTTGATATTATCCCAGTACCCACATCTCCTAGTTGGGAGAAGTTTATTTCTGG ttaTGGAATGTTAGCCTTTCAATTTGATGTACATCCAACATTGATGACTGTACAAGTGGATATGCATCGTCCTCAAGACATCAATAAGGCAGTTGTAATTTCCTTCTTAG TCAGCAgttcattatttattgttactaCAATTTTAACCGTTTGGAAGTATGGAG CTCTTCAGCTATGTCTTTCTAGTGCTCTTGGTCATTCAGCTCTGTTCCAAGATATAGAAGaacaatgtaatattaaaagaa ATTTTGGATGGAAAAGATGTGCCATAAGATCAGCTATTGTCTTTCTTGGAGTAGCTGTAGGAGAATCTGTGCCTAGATTTGATATTGTGATGGCACTGATTGGGGGATCCTTGACTGGTCCATTAGTCTTTGTATTACCACCTTTGGTATATTCAAAAGCAATTGCCTTGAAAGCAAAGTCCATGCGACCTTTAACTCCTGAAGTGTACTCTGCAACTGAGAGACGTCAAAGCGGTGAAGGCATGTCGACTGACTCAAGAATTCATTCAAGGTCGACTTATTATGGCGTTCTGAGTGTACCTAACACTGAATATCATCGATATTCATACGTTTATTATGATGGGTTGGAAGATGACTCCGATGAAATTATGGATTATGACAATGATGCTATGCCTTCTGGAGAAACCAATGAGGAATTTTTGATGACAAAAGTAATTCATGATGGTGCACCAGTATTCGTAAACGCCAGTCAACCTTACAGCGTTTATAGAAGAATCGCAGCTCCTAAAGAATTGGTTTCCAAATTAGCGATTTGTTACAATCATAGAAAATGGTGCAATTGGTTTGGTtatttaatcataatttttgGTATTGTCGTTACCATATCTTCGACGTACATGAATGTAAAGAATACTATACGTTATGTACAATTCACGCCACCATGTATCGTGAACGTTACAAAAGTAATACAAAATCCTACATAA